A genomic window from Pseudomonas leptonychotis includes:
- a CDS encoding Imm50 family immunity protein, which yields MEITKHIEGFEKVLAVLGFWPSFHDAEIISFALSRALPLEVGVSVAKLTVHVRQYAEVGAGTAEYELAIVKSVLVNFIFKGVSDLSLSEFNHQNVINSITFTDVKLNGAPVISVDIESIWGLGGSLQCSSVTVDSVEELTIA from the coding sequence ATGGAAATCACCAAACACATCGAAGGATTCGAGAAAGTATTGGCCGTACTGGGGTTCTGGCCCTCGTTTCATGATGCCGAGATCATTTCTTTTGCTCTATCGCGGGCATTGCCGCTAGAAGTAGGCGTTTCCGTTGCCAAGTTAACCGTTCATGTGCGGCAGTACGCTGAGGTTGGCGCTGGAACTGCTGAATATGAACTGGCAATTGTTAAAAGCGTATTAGTTAACTTCATATTCAAAGGCGTTTCTGATCTTTCGCTTTCAGAGTTCAATCATCAAAACGTTATAAATTCAATCACATTTACCGACGTTAAGCTTAATGGAGCACCTGTTATCTCCGTTGATATCGAATCCATCTGGGGTTTGGGTGGTTCGCTACAGTGCAGTAGTGTCACAGTCGACTCCGTGGAGGAGCTAACAATTGCGTAA
- a CDS encoding DUF2314 domain-containing protein, whose translation MEPIFRHIRKSDKEIDKAHRQCSDTINRFIEMVKIGGESTYMAKLSFRDPEKSEQEGMDHIFYLWLSDVLYHPDTNLLSGIFFEIPDGFEKWHQIGQRLGFDPEDVFDWMVIDKGHAKGAYTLRVSRERLATEQERKDFDLYIGVASYE comes from the coding sequence ATGGAACCCATATTCCGACATATCCGTAAGAGCGATAAAGAGATCGATAAAGCTCATCGACAATGCTCAGATACAATTAATCGCTTCATTGAAATGGTCAAAATAGGGGGCGAGTCTACCTATATGGCAAAGCTAAGTTTTCGTGATCCAGAAAAATCCGAACAGGAAGGTATGGATCATATTTTTTATTTGTGGTTGTCCGATGTTTTGTACCATCCAGATACGAATTTACTTTCAGGAATATTTTTTGAAATTCCCGATGGCTTCGAAAAGTGGCACCAAATAGGCCAACGATTGGGATTTGATCCAGAAGACGTCTTTGATTGGATGGTAATTGATAAAGGCCATGCAAAGGGTGCATACACTCTTAGAGTGTCGAGAGAGCGGTTAGCTACTGAGCAAGAAAGAAAAGATTTTGACCTTTATATTGGTGTGGCATCCTATGAGTAG
- a CDS encoding Imm26 family immunity protein encodes MRWKTGKVFRIKLVTGAHAYALSLKDPELAFFNCFNPDATLEEIISSGVLWRLWVMRQALKEPTWELLCEIKKIPEPLQQEVTRFKKDPITGKYSLYIHDQETPASKEQCIGLERAAVWSSNHISDRLNDHLAGAENVWDVSLRP; translated from the coding sequence ATGCGCTGGAAAACAGGGAAGGTATTCAGAATCAAGTTAGTTACAGGCGCTCATGCTTACGCCTTATCACTCAAAGATCCCGAGCTTGCATTTTTTAACTGCTTCAACCCAGATGCAACGCTAGAGGAAATAATATCGTCAGGAGTGCTTTGGCGGCTTTGGGTCATGAGACAAGCGCTAAAGGAGCCAACATGGGAGCTTCTGTGTGAAATCAAGAAAATCCCTGAGCCGCTTCAACAGGAAGTAACCCGCTTTAAGAAAGACCCGATTACAGGGAAATATTCACTATACATACACGATCAAGAAACTCCTGCATCAAAAGAGCAATGTATTGGTTTAGAGCGCGCAGCTGTCTGGTCTTCAAATCACATCAGCGACCGTCTCAACGATCATTTGGCAGGAGCTGAAAATGTTTGGGATGTATCTTTAAGGCCTTAG
- a CDS encoding YdiU family protein: MNSFNLAIVSFLGASIFPAIAGAVLTPIMGGVINTDIVSVLGLSFVFYPFSFMATLIFGVPLFLIFQHYQLVRWWSAIISGVITAILITVCLRLPSGPHASDFAVMLPIGALSGSSFWLIWKHGASA; the protein is encoded by the coding sequence ATGAATAGCTTTAACTTAGCGATTGTCAGTTTTTTGGGTGCGTCAATATTCCCTGCTATAGCGGGTGCCGTTCTGACGCCGATCATGGGAGGCGTCATAAATACTGATATTGTCAGCGTGCTTGGCCTATCTTTTGTTTTCTATCCATTTTCTTTTATGGCCACACTTATTTTTGGTGTACCACTATTTTTAATTTTCCAACACTACCAACTTGTTCGCTGGTGGTCTGCGATTATTTCAGGGGTAATTACAGCAATCCTAATAACGGTATGTTTACGATTACCAAGTGGTCCCCATGCTAGCGATTTTGCAGTGATGCTGCCTATCGGGGCTCTCTCTGGCTCAAGCTTTTGGTTAATATGGAAGCATGGCGCAAGCGCCTAA
- a CDS encoding YkvA family protein, with protein sequence MLNTLKTQAKQLKKHTLTVYFAARDPRTPILVRTLALIVAAYALSPIDLIPDFIPIIGYLDDLILIPMGLALVVRLTPPEVIESARAQAQQASTKPVSYSAAAFVIVVWLIVMWLFGKWTLSLVRA encoded by the coding sequence ATGCTAAACACACTCAAAACGCAAGCCAAGCAGCTCAAAAAGCACACTCTCACTGTTTATTTCGCAGCTCGTGATCCACGCACGCCCATTCTCGTCAGGACTTTGGCGCTTATCGTTGCAGCCTATGCGCTCAGCCCCATTGATCTGATTCCAGACTTCATTCCAATAATTGGATATCTGGACGATCTCATTCTGATTCCTATGGGTTTAGCCTTAGTCGTACGTCTCACACCACCTGAAGTAATAGAGTCCGCTCGGGCGCAAGCACAACAAGCATCAACCAAACCTGTCAGCTATTCTGCTGCGGCCTTTGTCATTGTAGTGTGGCTTATAGTTATGTGGCTCTTCGGGAAATGGACACTCAGTTTAGTACGCGCCTAA
- a CDS encoding COG3650 family protein: MRFSRPFCFAVLPLLASCQVFTDKPVEPKVELTRMQGELNLSAGQLLFQPCHEQRQFILKEDGAVGLSSDANSLFADGHNTLYVDMRGQLQANAQAGIDGQFVPSQVYRVQPKGHACTDINFARTVLRANGHEPDWDIAVSNQGMILNRVGQEPQALPYLEEQLPEGRLSLSSEANGQRVELWVARQRCVDNMSGAVQHLSAELRVNGEVLRGCAFLGGARND, from the coding sequence ATGCGTTTTAGCCGTCCTTTTTGCTTTGCTGTATTGCCATTACTCGCCAGTTGCCAAGTGTTCACCGACAAGCCTGTCGAGCCCAAGGTTGAGCTGACGCGCATGCAGGGCGAGCTCAACCTGAGCGCAGGTCAATTGCTCTTTCAGCCTTGCCACGAACAACGTCAATTTATCCTTAAGGAAGATGGCGCAGTCGGGCTGAGCAGTGATGCCAATAGCTTGTTCGCGGATGGTCACAACACCCTTTATGTCGATATGCGCGGCCAACTACAAGCCAATGCCCAAGCAGGTATTGATGGCCAGTTTGTACCCTCTCAGGTGTATCGCGTGCAGCCTAAAGGCCATGCCTGTACGGATATCAATTTCGCCCGCACCGTTTTGCGCGCCAACGGTCACGAGCCTGACTGGGATATTGCCGTAAGTAATCAGGGCATGATTCTCAACCGTGTCGGCCAGGAGCCGCAGGCGTTGCCGTATCTGGAGGAACAACTGCCGGAAGGTCGCCTGAGCCTGAGTAGCGAAGCCAACGGCCAACGTGTGGAGTTGTGGGTTGCCAGGCAGCGCTGTGTGGACAACATGAGTGGCGCAGTGCAGCACCTGAGCGCCGAACTGCGCGTCAATGGTGAAGTATTGCGTGGTTGCGCTTTCCTTGGCGGTGCGCGCAACGATTAG
- the gap gene encoding type I glyceraldehyde-3-phosphate dehydrogenase, which yields MLRIAINGYGRIGRCLVRALFERGLQEHIQLTAINDLGEQSTLAHLTRFDSTFGRFNGQISLAENMLQVNGQAIQLLREPEVSKLPWRQHAVDLVLECSGNLKKRAEVEQHLSAGAPRVLLSHPLDSADLTVVYGVNHELLGDQQIVSNASCTTNCLAPLAKVLHEAVGIRQGLLNTIHSYTNDQNLLDKTHSDLYRARAAALSMIPTSTGAAKTIGLVLPELAGRLDGLSVRVPTPNVSLVDLTFTCERPTSREAINTALQQGAARMPAGVMECNELPLVSSDFNGYPVSCVVDLNHTRVQGDLVKVLAWYDNEWAFANRMLDVMLAWVKPELR from the coding sequence ATGCTGCGCATTGCCATCAATGGATATGGTCGTATCGGCCGCTGCCTGGTCCGCGCGTTGTTCGAACGCGGGCTCCAGGAGCATATCCAGCTCACCGCCATTAATGACCTCGGCGAACAAAGTACCCTCGCCCACCTCACCCGCTTCGATTCCACCTTCGGCCGTTTCAATGGGCAGATCAGCCTGGCCGAAAACATGCTGCAGGTGAATGGCCAGGCCATCCAACTGCTGCGTGAACCTGAGGTGAGTAAACTGCCGTGGCGTCAGCACGCCGTGGATTTGGTACTGGAGTGTTCCGGTAATCTGAAAAAGCGTGCCGAGGTTGAACAGCATCTCAGTGCAGGCGCGCCGCGAGTGTTGCTGTCTCACCCGCTGGACAGTGCCGATCTGACCGTGGTGTATGGCGTTAACCACGAGCTGCTAGGCGATCAGCAGATCGTCTCCAATGCATCCTGCACCACCAACTGCCTGGCGCCACTGGCCAAGGTGCTGCACGAAGCGGTCGGTATTCGCCAAGGGCTGCTCAACACCATCCACTCCTACACCAATGACCAAAACCTGCTGGATAAAACCCACAGTGATTTGTATCGCGCCCGCGCCGCTGCACTGTCGATGATCCCCACCAGCACCGGTGCCGCCAAGACCATCGGCCTGGTATTGCCTGAGTTGGCCGGCCGCCTGGATGGGCTGTCGGTGCGCGTACCCACACCGAACGTATCGCTGGTTGACCTGACCTTTACCTGCGAGCGGCCGACCAGCCGAGAAGCAATCAACACCGCCTTGCAACAAGGTGCTGCGCGGATGCCTGCGGGCGTGATGGAATGCAACGAGCTTCCGCTGGTGTCCAGTGATTTCAATGGCTACCCGGTGTCGTGTGTGGTCGACCTCAACCACACCCGCGTGCAAGGGGATCTGGTCAAAGTCTTGGCCTGGTATGACAACGAGTGGGCGTTTGCCAACCGCATGCTCGATGTGATGCTGGCTTGGGTGAAACCAGAGCTGCGGTAG
- a CDS encoding NAD(P)/FAD-dependent oxidoreductase gives MLRITELKLPLDHPDEALRPAIIQRLGITDDALLDFSLFKRSYDARKKSSEMHFIYTIDCSLRDEAALLEKFSDDRHIGPSPDTDYKPAGHTTEPLEERPLVVGFGPCGIFAALILAQAGLRPIVLERGTEVRQRTKDTWGLWRKNVLNPESNVQFGEGGAGTFSDGKLYSQIKDPKHIGRKVLHEFVKAGAPDEILYVSKPHIGTFRLTGVVATMREEIKALGGEVRFQQRVSDVLIEDGQLTGVVLDSGEQIHSRQVILALGHSSRDTFRMLHKREVFMEAKPFSVGFRIEHPQGLIDRARLGKYAGHPKLGAADYKLVHHAKNGRSVYSFCMCPGGTVVAATSEPNRVVTNGMSQYSRNERNANAGIVVGITPEQDYPGGPLAGVELQEQLESQAYLLGGSTYEAPGQLVGDFIAGTPSTALGSVEPSYKPGIKLGDLALALPDFAIEAIREALPAFGKQIKGFDLHDAVLTGIETRTSSPLRITRGADMQSLNVRGLYPAGEGAGYAGGILSAGVDGIRVAEALIRDMLGIAEPI, from the coding sequence ATGCTACGCATCACCGAACTCAAACTGCCGCTCGATCATCCTGACGAGGCTTTACGCCCGGCCATCATTCAGCGCTTAGGCATTACCGATGACGCGCTGCTCGACTTCAGCCTGTTCAAGCGCAGCTATGATGCGCGCAAAAAATCCAGCGAAATGCACTTTATCTACACCATCGACTGCAGCCTGCGCGATGAGGCGGCGCTGCTGGAAAAATTCAGCGATGACCGGCATATCGGCCCTTCCCCCGACACCGACTACAAGCCCGCCGGGCATACCACCGAGCCGCTTGAAGAACGCCCCCTGGTGGTCGGTTTCGGCCCCTGCGGAATTTTCGCCGCCTTGATTCTGGCCCAGGCCGGTTTGCGCCCGATCGTGCTGGAGCGCGGCACCGAAGTGCGCCAGCGCACCAAAGACACCTGGGGCCTGTGGCGCAAAAACGTGCTCAACCCCGAGTCCAACGTGCAGTTCGGCGAAGGCGGTGCCGGCACCTTCTCTGACGGCAAACTCTACAGCCAGATCAAAGACCCCAAACACATCGGCCGCAAAGTGCTGCATGAGTTCGTCAAAGCCGGCGCGCCAGACGAAATTCTCTATGTCAGCAAACCGCATATCGGCACCTTCCGCCTGACTGGCGTGGTGGCGACCATGCGCGAAGAAATCAAAGCGCTGGGCGGCGAAGTACGTTTTCAACAGCGCGTCAGCGATGTGCTGATCGAAGACGGTCAACTGACCGGCGTGGTGCTCGATAGCGGCGAGCAGATTCACAGCCGCCAGGTGATCCTCGCGTTAGGCCACAGCTCGCGCGACACCTTCCGCATGCTGCACAAGCGCGAGGTGTTTATGGAAGCCAAGCCGTTCTCGGTGGGCTTTCGTATCGAACACCCGCAAGGCCTAATCGACCGTGCGCGCCTGGGTAAATACGCCGGCCACCCCAAGCTCGGCGCTGCGGATTACAAACTGGTTCACCACGCCAAGAACGGTCGCTCGGTCTACAGCTTCTGCATGTGCCCAGGCGGCACCGTGGTTGCTGCCACCTCGGAACCGAACCGCGTGGTCACCAACGGCATGAGCCAGTATTCGCGTAATGAGCGTAATGCCAACGCCGGCATCGTCGTCGGCATTACGCCGGAGCAGGACTACCCTGGCGGCCCGCTGGCTGGGGTTGAGCTGCAAGAACAGCTGGAGTCTCAGGCTTACCTGCTCGGCGGCAGCACTTACGAAGCGCCGGGGCAGCTGGTTGGCGACTTTATCGCCGGCACGCCATCGACCGCACTGGGCAGTGTCGAGCCATCCTACAAACCGGGGATCAAACTGGGCGACCTGGCCCTGGCGCTGCCGGACTTTGCCATCGAAGCCATCCGCGAAGCGCTGCCAGCCTTCGGCAAGCAGATCAAAGGCTTCGACCTGCACGACGCGGTGCTCACCGGCATCGAAACCCGCACGTCCTCGCCACTGCGCATCACCCGTGGCGCCGATATGCAGAGCCTGAACGTGCGCGGCCTGTACCCGGCCGGTGAAGGCGCAGGGTACGCCGGCGGCATTCTCTCTGCTGGGGTCGATGGCATTCGCGTGGCCGAAGCGCTGATTCGCGACATGCTCGGTATTGCTGAACCCATTTAA
- a CDS encoding OmpA family protein, whose amino-acid sequence MGIVRSCLHMLLWSVVGLSEAALATDDAAGSKDHPLLSRYPNSHIVEYEQNYNAAQFATGTLNGLPQRQSVEGDATQIRYYHNAVDSQPSPLQLLRNYQNAIKSIGGEVIYERLPQDGDGGETTLKVTTGGKEVWVRLEPEIFSAPTQSYKLVIVEVAAMQQVVSANQLLDELNRNGFIALYINFDIGKAELKADGQATVAEIVSMLKAAPALRLAIEGHTDSQGQAEANKLLSEQRAQSVMSAIVIAGIEAQRLTAAGFGQERPVADNRSEEGRAKNRRVELVKL is encoded by the coding sequence ATGGGAATTGTGCGCAGCTGCTTGCACATGCTGCTGTGGTCGGTCGTTGGGCTGAGTGAGGCAGCCCTGGCTACCGATGATGCGGCGGGGTCGAAGGACCATCCGTTGCTGTCACGCTACCCGAACTCGCATATCGTCGAGTACGAGCAGAATTACAACGCCGCGCAGTTCGCCACAGGCACCCTGAACGGCCTGCCACAGCGCCAGAGCGTGGAAGGCGATGCCACGCAGATTCGCTACTACCACAACGCGGTAGACAGCCAACCGAGCCCGTTGCAGCTGCTGCGCAACTACCAGAACGCGATCAAATCGATCGGCGGCGAAGTGATTTACGAACGCCTTCCCCAGGACGGTGATGGCGGTGAAACCACGTTGAAGGTCACGACCGGCGGTAAAGAGGTGTGGGTGCGCCTCGAGCCTGAGATTTTTAGCGCACCGACCCAGAGCTACAAGCTGGTGATCGTCGAAGTGGCAGCCATGCAGCAGGTGGTCAGTGCTAATCAGTTGCTCGATGAACTCAACCGTAACGGCTTTATCGCCCTGTATATCAACTTCGACATCGGTAAAGCCGAGCTCAAGGCCGATGGCCAGGCCACGGTGGCGGAGATTGTCAGCATGCTGAAAGCCGCGCCGGCTCTGCGCCTGGCCATCGAAGGCCATACCGACAGCCAGGGTCAGGCCGAGGCCAACAAGCTCTTGTCCGAGCAGCGTGCACAGAGTGTGATGAGCGCCATCGTCATCGCTGGTATTGAAGCGCAGCGGCTGACGGCTGCAGGTTTTGGCCAGGAACGGCCGGTGGCGGACAACCGCAGTGAGGAAGGGCGGGCGAAGAATCGTCGGGTCGAGCTGGTTAAGTTGTAA
- a CDS encoding GNAT family N-acetyltransferase yields MDNLRIRQATADDIDNLCVLIFEHGPNPWNHLPSVEVTAHLQQIADGSVSALLAERGSELLGFISYQHSRHFARYQPPARCGQEHAYICEAVTHRAVAGQGLGSRLLKQVVAALAEQGVSDIYIDRHEENAASAGMMRKAGFVEIETYADPERRSNGSRRTTVCCLRLHV; encoded by the coding sequence ATGGACAACCTGCGGATTCGTCAGGCGACGGCTGACGATATCGACAATCTCTGTGTGCTGATTTTCGAGCACGGGCCGAATCCTTGGAATCACCTGCCTTCTGTAGAGGTGACGGCCCATCTCCAGCAGATTGCCGATGGTTCAGTGTCGGCATTGCTGGCCGAGAGGGGCAGCGAACTGCTGGGGTTTATCAGCTATCAACATTCGCGGCATTTTGCCCGCTACCAGCCGCCGGCGCGCTGCGGTCAAGAGCACGCCTATATCTGCGAGGCGGTCACCCATCGTGCGGTGGCCGGGCAGGGCCTGGGCTCCCGTTTGCTCAAGCAGGTGGTTGCCGCGTTAGCCGAGCAGGGCGTGAGCGATATCTATATCGATCGTCACGAAGAGAACGCCGCCTCTGCCGGGATGATGCGTAAGGCCGGCTTTGTCGAGATTGAAACCTACGCTGACCCCGAACGCCGCTCCAATGGCTCGCGGCGCACCACGGTCTGTTGTCTGCGTCTGCACGTGTAG
- a CDS encoding PLP-dependent cysteine synthase family protein: MNDARQWACEAIRVIEADFQRSADTHLIPLALPGLPGVELYFKDESSHPTGSLKHRLARSLFLYALCNGWLKPGAPVVEASSGSTAISEAYFARLLGLPFIAVMPASTSKEKIAQIAFYGGQSHLVNDPTQIYAESERLARETGGHFMDQFTYAERATDWRANNNIAESIFQQLRSELFPEPSWLVSSPGTGGTLATLGRYVRYRRHNTRVLCADAERSVFFDYYRTGDASLTLDCGSRIEGIGRPRVEASFLPTVIDAMCKVPDALSLAAMHYLAQRLGRKVGGSSGTNLIGALLVAQRMVAAGESGSVVAILCDGGERYADTYYNPDWLSSQGFKLAGLIAAVADCAERGVALPGDLPTAGL; the protein is encoded by the coding sequence ATGAACGATGCACGACAGTGGGCATGTGAGGCGATTCGCGTCATCGAGGCGGATTTTCAGCGCAGCGCCGATACCCACCTGATCCCCCTGGCGTTGCCAGGATTGCCGGGGGTCGAGCTGTACTTCAAGGATGAGTCCAGTCATCCCACCGGCAGCCTCAAGCATCGCCTGGCGCGATCGCTGTTTCTCTATGCGCTGTGCAACGGCTGGCTCAAACCTGGCGCGCCGGTGGTCGAGGCGTCCAGCGGCTCCACGGCAATTTCCGAAGCCTATTTTGCCCGCCTGCTGGGGTTGCCGTTTATTGCGGTGATGCCGGCCAGCACCTCGAAGGAGAAGATTGCGCAGATCGCTTTCTACGGCGGACAGAGCCATCTGGTGAACGACCCAACGCAGATCTACGCCGAATCCGAGCGCTTGGCGCGTGAGACCGGTGGGCATTTTATGGATCAGTTCACCTACGCCGAACGCGCCACCGACTGGCGTGCCAACAACAATATCGCCGAGTCGATCTTTCAGCAGCTGCGCAGCGAGCTCTTTCCCGAGCCGAGCTGGCTGGTGTCCAGCCCTGGCACCGGCGGCACTTTAGCAACGCTGGGGCGCTATGTGCGTTATCGGCGGCATAACACCCGCGTGCTCTGCGCTGATGCCGAGCGTTCGGTGTTCTTCGATTACTACCGCACGGGCGATGCCAGCCTGACCCTGGACTGCGGTTCGCGTATTGAGGGCATTGGCCGCCCGCGTGTCGAGGCGTCCTTTTTACCTACGGTGATCGACGCCATGTGCAAGGTGCCCGATGCCTTGTCTTTGGCGGCGATGCATTATCTGGCGCAGCGTTTGGGTCGCAAAGTGGGCGGCTCCAGCGGGACCAATCTGATCGGCGCGTTGCTGGTGGCGCAGCGCATGGTGGCGGCGGGCGAGTCCGGCTCGGTGGTGGCGATTCTCTGCGATGGCGGCGAGCGTTATGCCGACACTTACTACAACCCTGACTGGCTCAGCAGCCAGGGTTTCAAGCTGGCTGGGTTAATCGCCGCGGTGGCCGATTGTGCGGAGCGCGGCGTCGCGCTGCCGGGTGACTTGCCCACGGCAGGGCTATAG
- a CDS encoding DMT family transporter, with translation MREQGRGIAVICLVIAMALWGSSFIALKLAFAELPPLWVIFGRMALGSLVFVLAWRWRGQMQYRAGDWKYLLGLAACEPCLYFLFEALALQHTSAAQAGMVTALLPLLVAVGAFIFLRERVNRTTLSGFLLALIGAIWLSLAGSADEHASNPILGNFYELLAMLCAMGYTLLLKHLSARYSPFLLTAMVAFVGTLFFLPLAYVSAPLPVSISPMGMGAVAYLGVVVTVGAYGLYNFGVSRLPASQASGFTNLIPVFTLLFAILLLGESLNGMQMLAAALVFAGVLLSQWRGSAHVPVGVLD, from the coding sequence ATGCGTGAGCAGGGAAGGGGTATCGCGGTGATCTGCCTGGTGATCGCCATGGCGTTGTGGGGCAGTTCCTTTATCGCGCTGAAACTGGCTTTTGCCGAGTTGCCGCCGCTGTGGGTGATTTTCGGCCGTATGGCCCTCGGCAGCCTGGTGTTTGTGCTGGCCTGGCGCTGGCGCGGACAGATGCAGTACCGCGCCGGTGACTGGAAGTACCTGCTGGGCCTGGCCGCGTGCGAGCCTTGTCTGTATTTCCTCTTCGAAGCCCTGGCGCTGCAGCACACCAGCGCCGCGCAGGCTGGCATGGTCACGGCGTTGCTGCCGCTGCTGGTCGCAGTCGGCGCGTTTATCTTCCTGCGTGAGCGGGTTAACCGAACCACGTTGAGTGGATTTCTCCTCGCCCTGATCGGCGCCATCTGGCTGAGCCTGGCCGGCAGTGCCGATGAGCATGCCAGCAACCCCATCCTCGGTAACTTCTATGAGCTGCTCGCGATGCTCTGCGCCATGGGGTACACCCTGCTGCTCAAGCATCTGTCAGCGCGTTATTCGCCTTTTCTGCTGACCGCCATGGTGGCGTTTGTCGGTACGCTGTTCTTCCTGCCGTTGGCCTACGTGAGTGCTCCGCTGCCTGTCAGCATCAGCCCCATGGGCATGGGCGCGGTGGCCTACCTTGGGGTCGTGGTGACGGTTGGCGCTTATGGTTTATACAACTTCGGCGTGAGCCGCTTACCCGCCAGCCAAGCGTCAGGTTTTACCAACCTGATTCCGGTGTTCACCCTGCTGTTCGCCATACTGCTTTTAGGCGAAAGCCTGAATGGCATGCAAATGCTGGCCGCGGCATTGGTGTTTGCCGGTGTGCTGCTGAGCCAATGGCGCGGCAGTGCGCATGTGCCGGTTGGTGTGCTGGATTGA
- a CDS encoding Na+/H+ antiporter subunit G — protein sequence MNTWIEALVALFLLIGSLFALVGAIGLYRLPDFFMRLHGPTKASTLGVGGMVIASLIYFSFSGKGISLHELLIALFLFITAPVSAHMLAKAAMQQKLHINQNTRGKPWEQ from the coding sequence ATGAATACTTGGATCGAAGCCTTGGTGGCGCTGTTTCTGCTAATCGGCAGTCTATTCGCCTTGGTGGGCGCGATTGGCCTATATCGCCTGCCTGATTTTTTTATGCGCCTGCATGGCCCGACCAAAGCCAGCACCTTGGGTGTGGGCGGCATGGTGATTGCCTCGCTGATTTACTTCAGCTTTAGCGGTAAGGGCATCAGCCTGCATGAACTGCTGATCGCCTTGTTTCTGTTTATCACCGCGCCGGTCAGCGCCCATATGTTGGCCAAAGCGGCCATGCAGCAAAAGCTCCATATCAACCAGAACACTCGCGGCAAGCCTTGGGAGCAATAA
- a CDS encoding K+/H+ antiporter subunit F: protein MLAYVIPLCLVIIGIALVLTMARLIIGPDLPDRILALDTLYINAIAILVLLGVWLGSDLYFEAALLIAVMGFIGTVAVTKYLLRGDIIE, encoded by the coding sequence ATGCTCGCCTACGTGATTCCGCTGTGCCTGGTGATTATCGGCATTGCCCTGGTACTAACCATGGCGCGCCTGATCATCGGCCCGGACCTGCCTGACCGTATCCTGGCGCTGGACACCCTGTATATCAACGCGATTGCCATCCTCGTGCTGCTCGGTGTGTGGTTGGGCTCAGACCTGTATTTTGAAGCGGCCCTGCTGATTGCAGTGATGGGCTTTATCGGCACTGTGGCGGTGACTAAGTATTTGCTGCGCGGCGACATCATCGAGTAA
- a CDS encoding Na+/H+ antiporter subunit E, translated as MKARRWLPHPLLSVCLLLVWLLLMNDLSLGHFLLGALLGWTIPLLTQVFWINPPKVDKPFKLCLFLLRILGDIVMANLQVAKLILGPTAKLRPAFVEIPLLLEDELALTMLTSIISLTPGTVSADLSDDRKTLLVHGLDVPDAEALVAEIKQRYEAPLLEVFTCSPT; from the coding sequence ATGAAAGCACGTCGCTGGTTACCCCATCCACTGCTGAGTGTGTGCTTGCTGCTGGTATGGCTGCTGTTGATGAATGACTTGAGTCTTGGTCACTTCTTGCTCGGTGCGCTGCTTGGTTGGACCATTCCGTTGCTGACCCAGGTGTTCTGGATCAACCCACCGAAAGTCGATAAACCGTTCAAGCTGTGTCTGTTTCTGCTGCGTATTCTGGGCGATATCGTCATGGCCAATCTGCAGGTGGCCAAGCTGATTCTCGGCCCAACCGCCAAGCTGCGCCCTGCGTTTGTGGAAATACCGCTGTTGCTGGAGGATGAGTTGGCCCTGACCATGCTCACCAGCATCATTTCTCTGACCCCGGGCACGGTTTCCGCCGACCTCAGCGATGACCGCAAGACCCTGCTGGTGCATGGCCTCGATGTGCCAGACGCCGAAGCCTTGGTGGCGGAAATCAAGCAACGCTACGAAGCACCCTTGCTGGAGGTATTCACATGCTCGCCTACGTGA